Proteins from a genomic interval of Anolis sagrei isolate rAnoSag1 chromosome 1, rAnoSag1.mat, whole genome shotgun sequence:
- the TIMM10 gene encoding LOW QUALITY PROTEIN: mitochondrial import inner membrane translocase subunit Tim10 (The sequence of the model RefSeq protein was modified relative to this genomic sequence to represent the inferred CDS: substituted 1 base at 1 genomic stop codon) codes for MAQRKGTKPKRAMAEVFVPRASGLAHXEQIPGSAMDPLRAQQLAAELEVEMMADMYNRMTNACHRKCVPPHYKEAELSKGESVCLDRCVSKYLDIHERMGKKLTELSMQDEELMKRMQQGAGPA; via the exons ATGGCGCAGAGGAAGGGCACGAAGCCAAAGAGGGCAATGGCGGAAGTGTTCGTTCCTCGTGCTTCCGGTTTGGCG CATTAGGAACAAATTCCTGGAAGTGCAATGGATCCTCTGAGGGCTCAGCAGTTGGCAGCAGAGCTGGAAGTAGAAATGATGGCTGATATGTACAACAG AATGACAAATGCCTGCCACCGAAAATGTGTCCCTCCCCATTACAAAGAGGCTGAGCTTTCCAAGGGGGAATCTGTATGCTTGGATCGTTGTGTCTCCAAGTACTTGGACATCCATGAGCGAATGGGCAAGAAACTGACAGAGCTCTCGATGCAGGATGAGGAGCTGATGAAGAGGATGCAGCAAGGGGCTGGGCCAGCCTAA